The following proteins are encoded in a genomic region of Candidatus Dormiibacterota bacterium:
- a CDS encoding pitrilysin family protein, with protein MTPLFRSTALAGILAASAAPGFAQEIRFNVVPYRLDNGLKVLTLEDHSVPAMSYYTFFRVGSRDERPGRTGISHLFEHMMFNGTKKYGPEVFDRTLESKGGASNAYTTEDITVYYENFPSESLDTVVDLEADRMAGLALTDESLKREREVVKEERRLTTDNDIAGSMFELLGGAAYLAHPYRWPVIGWPADLDAITVKDCDEYFRVHYTPNNATLILVGDFKPDRAIALISKAYGSITAQPAPPAVIRDEPEQQGERRAVLKRAAQLPAVALAYHVPATSADDVFALDLLQIVLGEGESSVLTRKLVYEKELATRVEVENIWRIDPSLFVVYAEAKPGVAIGTLEGALAAEVESLGRQEVADTALQKARNIRTTTEVKALKTNAGKAERLGMFETYFGAYTRLFTVLKSYEAMTKADLQKAAARYLRPDNRTVVTLVPAEADGETRP; from the coding sequence ATGACGCCTCTCTTTCGTTCCACTGCACTGGCAGGGATCCTGGCTGCCTCGGCGGCGCCCGGTTTCGCGCAGGAGATCCGGTTCAACGTCGTGCCGTACCGCCTCGACAACGGGCTCAAGGTTCTGACCCTCGAGGACCACTCCGTTCCGGCGATGAGCTATTACACGTTCTTCCGCGTCGGCTCGCGCGACGAGCGTCCGGGCCGGACCGGCATCTCCCACTTGTTCGAGCACATGATGTTCAACGGAACGAAGAAATACGGCCCCGAGGTGTTCGACCGCACCCTCGAGTCGAAGGGGGGGGCCAGCAACGCCTACACCACCGAGGACATCACCGTGTATTACGAGAACTTCCCGTCCGAGTCGCTCGACACGGTGGTCGATCTGGAAGCGGACCGGATGGCCGGCCTCGCGCTCACCGACGAGAGTCTCAAGCGGGAGAGGGAGGTCGTGAAGGAAGAGCGCCGCCTGACGACCGACAACGACATCGCAGGATCGATGTTCGAGCTTCTGGGGGGGGCGGCGTATCTGGCCCACCCGTACCGGTGGCCGGTGATCGGCTGGCCGGCCGATCTCGACGCGATCACCGTGAAGGACTGCGACGAGTACTTCCGCGTCCATTACACGCCCAACAACGCCACCCTCATCCTGGTCGGAGACTTCAAGCCGGACCGCGCGATCGCCCTCATCAGCAAGGCGTACGGCTCGATCACAGCGCAGCCCGCGCCGCCCGCCGTGATCCGCGACGAGCCCGAGCAGCAGGGTGAACGCCGGGCCGTGCTGAAGCGCGCGGCGCAGCTGCCGGCCGTCGCCCTGGCGTACCACGTGCCGGCGACCTCGGCCGACGACGTGTTCGCGCTCGACCTCCTGCAGATCGTCCTCGGGGAAGGGGAGTCGTCGGTGCTCACCCGGAAACTCGTGTACGAGAAGGAGCTGGCGACGCGCGTCGAGGTGGAGAACATCTGGCGCATCGACCCGTCGCTGTTCGTGGTCTACGCCGAGGCCAAGCCGGGGGTTGCGATAGGGACTCTCGAGGGCGCGCTCGCGGCGGAGGTGGAGTCGCTGGGGCGCCAGGAGGTGGCCGACACGGCGCTGCAGAAGGCCAGGAACATCCGCACCACGACGGAGGTCAAGGCGCTCAAGACCAACGCCGGCAAGGCCGAGCGGCTCGGCATGTTCGAGACGTACTTTGGAGCGTACACCCGGTTGTTCACGGT